A section of the Mesorhizobium loti genome encodes:
- a CDS encoding ABC transporter substrate-binding protein: MFARSGKWLGAALLGAGLSLGVAQAEPVEISFYYPVAIGGPVTKIVDDLITRFEAANPDIKVKAIYSGTYSETISKSLTAFKAGQPPELAVMLSADLFTLIDEGAIAPIDDLVKTDDDKAWLAGFSPVFMTNSKSGDKTWGIPFQRGTTVFFWNKDAFKAAGLNPDVGPQNWEEVVDFATKLTKRDASGNVTQWGMQVPSSLTSYWLLQGYVAQNGGTIADVSGDKTYFDSPEVVEGLQYWTDLALKHKVMKPGVIEWATNPKDFFEGRAAMITTTSGNLTNVKTNAPFPFGVQMLPEHKKRGAPTSGGNIFIFNGTAPEKQQAAFQFAKWLTSADQAAEWSIKTGYIAPRDDAWNTPAMQAYVKEFPGAAVPHDQIPYMVPELSTHENQRVARVIDDGIEAALTGTKTPAQAMSDAQQEADRILKQYR; the protein is encoded by the coding sequence TTTCTATTATCCCGTGGCCATCGGCGGTCCGGTGACCAAGATCGTCGACGACCTGATCACTCGGTTCGAGGCGGCCAATCCCGACATCAAGGTCAAGGCGATCTACTCCGGCACCTATTCCGAGACGATCAGCAAGTCGCTGACCGCGTTCAAGGCCGGCCAGCCGCCGGAACTGGCGGTCATGCTGTCGGCCGATCTCTTCACGCTGATCGACGAGGGCGCGATCGCGCCGATCGACGACCTGGTCAAGACCGACGACGACAAGGCCTGGCTCGCCGGATTTTCGCCGGTGTTCATGACCAACAGCAAGAGCGGGGACAAGACTTGGGGCATCCCGTTCCAGCGCGGTACGACCGTGTTCTTCTGGAACAAGGATGCCTTCAAGGCGGCCGGTCTCAACCCGGATGTCGGCCCGCAAAACTGGGAAGAAGTCGTCGATTTCGCCACCAAGCTGACCAAGCGCGACGCCAGCGGCAACGTCACGCAATGGGGCATGCAGGTGCCGTCGTCGCTGACCTCCTACTGGTTGCTGCAGGGCTATGTGGCCCAGAATGGCGGCACGATCGCCGATGTTTCGGGCGACAAGACCTATTTCGATTCTCCCGAGGTCGTCGAAGGACTGCAATACTGGACGGACCTGGCGCTCAAGCACAAGGTAATGAAGCCCGGCGTGATCGAGTGGGCGACCAATCCGAAGGACTTCTTCGAGGGCCGTGCCGCCATGATCACCACGACCAGCGGCAACCTGACCAATGTCAAGACCAACGCGCCGTTCCCGTTCGGCGTGCAGATGCTGCCGGAGCACAAGAAGCGCGGCGCGCCGACCAGCGGCGGCAACATATTCATCTTCAACGGCACGGCGCCCGAGAAGCAGCAGGCGGCCTTCCAGTTCGCGAAATGGCTGACCTCGGCCGACCAGGCCGCCGAATGGAGCATCAAGACCGGCTACATCGCGCCGCGCGACGATGCCTGGAACACGCCGGCGATGCAGGCCTATGTCAAGGAATTCCCGGGTGCCGCCGTCCCGCACGACCAGATCCCCTACATGGTGCCGGAGCTTTCGACGCACGAGAACCAGCGTGTCGCCCGCGTCATCGATGACGGCATCGAGGCCGCGCTGACCGGTACCAAGACGCCGGCACAGGCGATGAGCGATGCGCAGCAGGAAGCCGACCGCATCCTGAAGCAGTATCGCTGA
- a CDS encoding carbohydrate ABC transporter permease, giving the protein MTQGRNQITAWLLLLPAVVLLAAFTHVPAVMTLVNSFYNTPRGVRPAKFVGLGHYSDMLSDPVFLAALKNNAIYAIGTVPVAIGLAMLMALIVNSSIRGKALLRMSFFLPTILPMIAVANIWLFFYTPGYGLIDRFLGLFGFAERNWLGDGSTALGSLMVLAVWKEAGFFMIFYLAALQQISPSLSEAAALEGAGRWYFFRRVTFPLLMPTTLFVLINAIINSFRLIDHVIVMTRGGPDNASTLLLYYIYQTAFRFWDTGYAAALTMVLLALLAALAFVQFGILDRRVHYK; this is encoded by the coding sequence GTGACACAGGGGCGAAATCAGATCACCGCGTGGCTGCTGCTGTTGCCGGCCGTCGTGCTGCTGGCGGCGTTCACCCATGTCCCGGCGGTGATGACGCTGGTCAACAGCTTCTACAACACGCCGCGCGGCGTACGCCCGGCAAAGTTCGTCGGGCTCGGCCACTACAGCGACATGCTGAGCGACCCGGTGTTCCTGGCCGCGCTGAAGAACAACGCCATCTATGCCATCGGCACGGTGCCGGTGGCGATCGGCCTCGCCATGCTGATGGCGCTGATCGTCAACTCGTCCATCCGCGGCAAGGCCCTGCTGCGCATGTCGTTCTTCCTGCCCACCATCCTGCCGATGATCGCGGTGGCCAACATCTGGCTGTTCTTCTACACGCCTGGCTACGGCCTCATCGACCGCTTCCTCGGCCTGTTCGGCTTTGCCGAGCGAAACTGGCTGGGTGATGGCTCGACGGCGCTGGGCAGCCTCATGGTGCTGGCGGTCTGGAAGGAGGCTGGCTTCTTCATGATTTTCTACCTGGCGGCGCTGCAGCAGATCAGCCCGTCGCTGTCGGAGGCCGCGGCTCTCGAGGGCGCCGGGCGCTGGTACTTCTTTCGCCGCGTCACTTTCCCGCTGCTGATGCCGACGACTTTGTTCGTGCTGATCAACGCCATCATCAATTCGTTCCGGCTGATCGACCACGTCATCGTCATGACCCGTGGCGGCCCCGACAATGCCAGCACGCTGCTCCTCTACTACATCTACCAGACGGCGTTCCGCTTCTGGGATACCGGCTATGCCGCCGCGCTGACCATGGTGCTTTTGGCACTGCTCGCAGCGCTCGCCTTCGTGCAGTTCGGCATTCTCGACCGGAGGGTCCACTACAAATGA